The genomic interval GCTTGGATGCACCTTTCCGCCGGGTGGGCGGAGATAGAGGAAAGCCCCTGGGCCTTCGCGATCCTCTTTGGAACGGTCATAGGGGCCTCTATGGTAATAGAGCGTTTCTGGTGCCGTTATCTCTGTCCTCTTGGAGCCCTTCTGTCCCCGCTACAGAAAATAAGCTTCATCAAGGTAAGAAGAAAGGACGACACCTGCGTCCACTGCCATAAATGTGGCTCTTCATGCCCGATGGGCCTCGACCCTGAGACGAAGGAAGTCGAGACCTCGGCGGACTGTATAGCCTGCGGAGACTGCGTAGAGTCCTGCCCGGTTAAAGATACCCTTATCATGGGATCCTCCAGGATTAAACTGTCACCTCTGGTCGTGGGGGTACTGGGACTGACCATTTTCTTCGGAATCTACGGCACAGCAAGGTATACAGGTATATGGAGCACTACCGCCTCTATGCCTAAGACCAAGGAAAACGTAAATCCGGCGGACTACGTCTACGGTTGGATGAGCCTTGAGCAGGTCTCAGGGGTTACAGGGCTTTCGGCTGAAAAACTTATCGAAATAGGACAACTTGACGGAGACATACCTCGAGATAAGCCCTTGAAGTCCATAGAAGGGATGGACAACCACATCTTCACCGACGATCTCAAGAGGTGGTTCGACAGCGACGAAGCTAAATTGCCATCTAGCGCCATACCAGCTCCACCGTCGAACGTGGACGAGCTGAGAGGGAGCCTGACACTGACCGAGATAGGGGCAATTTACGGCATAGATCCGTCGGACGTAGTGAAACATCTCGCAGAGGTGGACCTCTGGACCGGAGAGATACCCCTGGATATACCTATAAAGGATATAGCTAAGCCCAGAGGGGAAGAGGTCCAGGTAATTAGAGAGGCTGTTAAGGCTACTTTGGCCCAAAGGACCCTCTAAAAACGCTGATCCTCGGAGAGACCGTTCCGACGTAGCCCAGAGCCCGTATACGATTGGGCGAAACAGGGCGCAGGCGGGACGGTCTCTCCGAGGGGACTCAAAGGTGAGTTTTTAGAGGCACCCAAAAAAGAGGGCTTGAGAAAAAAGACAAAAAGAGGTATGCTGTGCGAGGTAGATCAAGTTTTCTCCATACCAACAACCTCCAGAGATAAAGCCGGCAGGGAATCCCTGCCGGCTTTATCGTTTTAGATCACGACTGGGAGGAACAGCCGTTGGAGGAAAGGATCATGTGGGCCATATTACGGCCTAGCTCCGACCCCTGATCAAGGTCCGACTCGGAAGGTCTGCTCAGCACCTCTATCTCCGGGCCAACCTTCGTCCAACAGGGCTGGTCCGCAAAGACCCTCATAGGCTTCATAGCGGCACCTTTGCTCCAGGTATAGGATCCGCATACCCCGATGAACCGATTGGCCATCTTCTTCCCCTCTAAGGTTCCCATGAAATGGGCTATTTTGGGGAACACCCCTCCGTTATAGCTACAGCCAACCAGGATCAGCCCACGGCATCTCCAGGCGTCCCTCACTAGCTCGGAGGTCTCGGTTTTGGAGGAGTTTCTGACCACAACGTCCAGCAGTCCCCCTTCCCTCAGCCCCTTAGCCACAGCCTCCGCAAGCCTTGCGGTGTTTCCGTACATCGACCCGTAGACAACTAAAGCGGCGGGATCGGTCCTCTGACAGGCCATATCCCTGTAAAAGTCCACTATATACGCCGGATTTTTCCTGTACACCGGTCCGTGAGAGGGACATACCATGGTCAGCTCTATTCCAAGATCCTGGATCTTAGCCAGGGCCTTTTCCACGAAGGTGGAGTATTTGCCCACTATGTTGGAGAAGTAGCGGTAGGTCTCCCCTCTGTAGGATTCGAGGTCCAGCTGATCGTCGAACAGACCTCCGTCGAGGGCCCCAAAGCTGCCGAAGGCGTCGCAGGAGAAAAGGCACCCTGTGTTGTTGTCGTAGGTGACCATGGTCTCCGGCCAGTGAACCATGGGAATAAGGGCGAAAGTCAGCTTATGGGAGCCCAGGTCCAGTGTGTCCCCGTCTTTTACCTCCAGGGATTTAGGTATATCGCCGTAAAACTGGGAAAGATACTGGATGGTCTTGCTGTTTCCCACCACCGTCATGTCGGGAAAGGCCTGAAGCATCATCTCCACCGCTCCCGAGTGATCCGGCTCGACGTGGTTTACTATCATGTAGTCCACCGTCTTACCGGATCCTATGATCCTCTTTATGTTCTCTATGTAGTGAGGATAAAAATCGGACTTAACACCGTCTATAACCGCCACCTTGTCGTCGTCTAAGAGGTAGGAGTTATAGGAAATACCGTTCGGCAGGGGCCAGAGGGCCTCAAAAAGGTCGGTTGTCCGGTCGTTCACCCCTATCCACCAGGTCTTATCGGATATCTTAGCAGGTCTGTTCATGTTATCTCTCCTCCCAACGTCTTTGCTTCATATCATATCATACAAGTAGGGTATAGCACAGGGAGAGGCTGAGCCTCTCCCTTATTGTAAACCTATTTTACCGATTCAGGGGCTTAAGGCCCTGCTTTACGTCCACTTTGAAACGATTTACCTTCACCTTAAGGTCCTCCATTGAACGGGACAGGTCCTCCGCCTCCTTGGAGACGCTCTCCGCCGCCTTAGTTGTCTTATCGGTAGAGCCCTGAATGGAGTTCATCGACTCCACCGACTCCATGGTTGAATCGGTAACCGACTGAATCGCCGAGGTCATCTCCTCGCTGGCCGCCGCCTGCTCCTGAGCAACCGCCGCTATGTTTTGAATGGCGTCGTTGACGCTCTTCATCTGGGTCATAGCCCTTTGGAGCTGGGATTCGGCGTCTTTCGCCTCCGAGACCGCTTCTCCAAGTATAGAACCGGTCCTCTCGGTAGCCCCTATAGACCTCTTAGAGCTGTCCTGAAGGCCCTCGATAAGCGAGTCTATCTCCTTTGCGGATGTAGCCGACTCCTCCGCCAGCTTTCGGACCTCCTCGGCGACCACCGCAAAGCCTCTACCGGCGTCTCCAGCTCTGGCAGCCTCTATTGCGGCGTTGAGGGCCAGAAGGTTCGTCTGGTCCGCTATACCCGTTATGGTGTCCACAAAGCCCGATATGGACTCTACTGCCTTGGCGAGCTCTTTTATCCTGTCGATGCTCTCCAGAGAGACGTCACCGGCCTGTTCCATTTTCTCGATAGTTCTAAGAACCTTGTGGACGGCGCTCTCCGTCTCCTCCATGCCCTTCTCCGAGGCCTCCGCGCCGGAGGAAGCATCGTGGGCGGATTGCTGGGCTCCGGAAGCCACCTCTTCGACCGAGGCGTTGCTCTCCTCCAGGGCCGCCGAGTTGCCCTCGGAGATGGTCAGCATACGCTCCAGAGCCGCCTGGACCTCCTCCATGGATGAAGCCATATCACGGGCCATAGAGCTCATGGACTCGGACCTCTCGGTGACGGCGTCGGTCTGGTCCATAACCCCTTTCATCGCGTTCCTCATGCTCTCGGTCATACCGGCCAGGGCGTAGGCGAGCTGAACGACCTCGTCTTTCCCTTTTATGATTATCTCATCTCTGGAGAAGGTTAGGTCCCCTCCCTCGAGCCTCTTGGCGACGGACACCATCCTCTTTAAAGGGGCCGATATACTCCTGGATAGGATAAAGGTCATTATGACCGCCAGCACCAGAACCACTAAGGAGGATATCAAAACGCTGATCTTAAGGCCGTCCAGGTCGGATAGAGCCTCGGACACCGGAGCGGAGACCGCTACAATCAGGCCGTTTTTAAGGGTAGAATAGGATATTATCCTCTGGACCGACCCTAAAGAGGCGTTTTTTACCCCCTCTTTTTCCGATATAATGGATCGAAAGAGGTCTCTCTGACCTCCCTTCTCGATATCCACCATAGTGGGACCGTCGATAGATAAAGTGGGGTGGGTTAGATACCTGCCGTCCTGATCTATCATAAAGGCGTAGCCTGTATCGAATATATTACGGCTGGAAAGTTCCTTTTCGACGAAGGAAAAATCGAGAGACATGCCTATGACGGCTATCTTCTTGCCGTTCATCTCCACCGCCATATCGTAGTCGATCCTCTTTCTCCCCTGGTCATCAAGATAGGCGGAGGACCAGACAGCCCTGCCGGTATCCAGAGGCTTTCTGAACCACTCGGTCTTAGGGTTGTTACGGTCGAAAAGCTCCTTCACTGTGAAGTTCTCGTCCATAACCGCCTGTATAGCTCCGTTCGAGGACCTGCTAAACCAGAGCTTCTGCACGGTGGATATGTCGGGAAACAGCTCTGGGTTGAACACTATGTATATATCCAGCATCTGTGGCATCTGTTCCGCCATTCGGCCCACGAAGGACACGTTTTGGGAGATAAACTGATAAAAATAGAGCTCCCCGCTGCTCTGGGCCAGGTCTAGATTGAAGGTGGAGTTTATGGCCGCCTTTAGCGCCAGTAGCTCTCCGTCGAACCTTCCGAAACGTCCCTCTATAAACTGGGCGTTCTTTCGGGCGACCTCCAGACAATATTCGTTAGAAGACTGGATCAGGGCCTTACGGCTCTGCCAGTAGGACGTCCCCGCCACTAGGGCTGTGGTAGCGAGGAGAAGTAAAACCACGAAGGTGGTTATCTTGCTCCCTATAGTCTTGAACCTCATAAAAATCCCCTCCCGATAACAGTTACACACCGTAACATACTTGTATCCATAATATAACAGCTGACCTGTTAGTTCTAGTGTTTTGATTATTTTTGTCAATGGAAGCTAAGATAATGTATAATCCCCTTTATATCGTTTTGTGGAGGTCGAGATGATTGAGCTGACGAGAAAATATTACCTGACCCTTTTATTTATAACCGCAGCCATATTCTTGCTAATCACATTAAACCAACCAGAGTTTAAAAGGGACGTAGCTTTATCCGGCATAAACAACCTTGAGGGCGGCGTTATCAGGATGGCGGACAGAGGACTGGGCGTCGTAAAAGAGGCCTACGATGCCGCTTTCTCCGTTATATCCGGCGCTGGGTTGGAGACCTTTGCCCTGGCGGAGTTTATAATGGACCAAAACAGAGAGATTCCCCAGCCCACCGCCCAAAAGCAGGCCGCCGCCTTCATAAGGTACAGCAGAATTTACGGCATTCCCCTGAAGATCGCCGTCGCAGTAGCGAACACCGAGAGCCATTTCAGGCCGGACGCTAAAAGCTCCCACGGCTCCGCAGGGGTCATGCAGGTAACCTGGAGGATCCATAAAGAAGCCCTTCTCGCCCACGGTTTTAAGGGCAAAGAAGAGCTTCACGATCCTGTCCTCGGGATAAAGGCGGGATGCCTTATACTTTCCAGATACATAGCCAACACCGGTAGCCTAAAGGCGGGGTTAGGCCGATACTACGGCGGCTCCCCGGAGGTCTACTGGAGAAGGGTGTCTAGAAACGTAAAGAGATACGAGAGATACGAAAAGAGCAGAGGAGAGCTCTAGCCCCAGAAGAGCTCTATGGCGCTTTCCTCCGTAGGCCTGGTCGCCAGGCTTACCAGGACGAATACCACCAGCCCTATGACCAGAGTGGGGACGATGACGTTCATGCCCATAAAACTCTTGACCTTCGAGACCATGTAAACGTAGGATCCGACCCCTACGACCATGGAGGAAAGGGCTCCCTGGGCGTTTGCCCTCCTCCAGTACAGACCGAGCACCAGAGGCCATAGAAAGGCGGCCTGCATTCCTCCGAAGGCGAATATGTTTATCCATACTATAAGCTCCGGAGGCCTGACGGCAGCCAGAAACACTATGATACCCAGTATAGCGGTAGACGATAGGCTAAGGAACTTCACCTTTTTGAGCCCTCCCTCCTCGGAGAAAACTTTAGGGTTGACGTAGTTTACGTATAGGTCTTTGACTATAGTGGCGGAGGCCAGTATGAGCTGAGAGTCTATAGTCGACATAACCCCTGCTAGAGGTCCCGCTAAAAAGATACCCGCTATAATTGGAGGAAGGACCTTCAGAGACAGCAGGGGCATTATGGTGTCCCCTACGGTTATGTCTGGAACTATGGCCCTCCCCAGGGCACCGCAGAGGTGCATCCCTAACATGACGAAGGATACCACGAAGGTCCCTATCACTATGGCCTGATGCATCGATTTAGAATCGGTATAGCCCATACACCTGACGGCGGTGTGAGGTAGACCGATGATACCAAAACACACCAGAACCCAGAAGGAAAGTATAAAGGGTTTGGATATAAAACCGCCAGGACCGTAAGGTGTTATGAGAGATGGATCTATAGTCTTGAGCTTTAGGACCACCGACTCCATGCCACCACCGGCGGATATTATCCCTATAAGCAAGGCGGTAGTGCCTATAATCATAACCACTCCCTGAAGGGCATCGGTCAGAGCCACCGCCCTAAAACCGCCTACGGTGGTGTAGAGGACAACCGTAGCGGCGAATATGCCGAGCCCCCAGTTATAGGATAGTCCTGTCATACCCTGAAACAGTCTGGCTCCCCCTATAAACTGGGCGGTCATGGCGGCGACAAAAAACGCCAGAAGGCTAATCGAGGCCACTATAACCACCCAGGGACTGGAATACCTCGCCCTGAGAACCTCGTTTACGGTTACAGCGTTTATCCTCCTGGATATTATGGCGAACTTTTTCCCAAGCACACCGAGGGTAAGCCAAGCAGTCGGGACCTGTATCATCGCCAGCAAGACCCACCCTAGTCCCATTTTGTAGGCGACCCCAGGTCCTCCTATAAAACTGCTGGCGCTGGTGTAGGTAGCTACCAAGGTCATAGCTAAGATGAATCCCCCCATACCTCTACTTCCTATAAAGTACTCCTCCATAAAGTTATCCGACTTTGAGAGTTTTCTGTTGCATATAACCGCCATGGCGTAGATAAATACAAGATAACAGGCCACAGGTATCATAACCGAGTAATTAATATCACTCATCCCGATCCTCCTTGGAGTCCAGGCTGACAGGCCTGAAGAGCAACTTAACCATAGCCCAGGCGAGGACACAGAAGACAAAAGGCCCTAGGACTGAGCTGAAAAAAAACCATCCTGGCAATCCCATGACGAAATGGAACGATTCAGGGTCCTCCGGTGTGCCGTGGTAGGCAAAGCCGTACCACCAGGTAAAATAGAGCAAAGCCAGCGCTACAGAGCAGATAGCCTCGAATCGGGCTATTTTGAAACGACGATCTTCCATTCCTGACACCTCCTATTTAGCGGGAAAGTAGCTATTGTTTCACGTGAAACAACGGTCAGAGCCCCGGTATCCACAGGGGATTACGACGATCTACCACCTGATATATCCTCCCTGACGAACGATCCCAACAGTAAGGCCCGTTGTTAGAGGGAACCCCAGAGCCGTCCAGAAAACCCATTCCTTGAGCTATAGCTGAGCTTTGAGAGATGGTTCCACCTACAGGGGCCGCCAGTGGCAGGACTCCCTCGATATCCGTCGGCTTCCACGACCCTGGCATCCCTGTCCTGCTCGCCAGTTCGGATAAAACGTCCTCCATACCCTTCGGCGATGTGTCTATGAAAAGGTGTTTGGCCCTGGAGGAAGATCCAAAGGACCTCAAAAGCTCAGCGGCGAGGAAATCCCCTCCCTCAAGGTCCGTGAGCGATCGAACGGAGACCATTAAAGCATCAACCGCCATCAGAGGTCGTGGAATCAGGGAAGGATATACAAATCCCAGGACCTCTCCCCATCTTGACGGATCGCCCTGGGGATATATAGCCTCGATGAGAGCGAGACCGACGGAGGCCCTTTCCCTGGATGACCCCTCCCACAGGGACTTCCAGAGGATCAACTCCGATTTAGAGGGAGCTTCGGATAGAAGATCTTTTTTAAGGTGACCGCCGATAATTTCACCTTCTTCTCGCTTTAAACTCATCTCGACCATCGAGTCGTACCTATCCTGCCATCCCCAGGCCACCGAGGACATAAGGCAAAGAGCTATAGTTATCAGCTTAAAGATCAAAAAGACACCTCCTTAGTACCTCGGAGAGATCTCTCCGAGAATTAGGGTTTTTTATTCCCTTTAGGAAATTTTTTCATATATGTAGCCATAAGCCTCGCCAAGGCCTCCGCTATCTCCTCGTCCTCTATTTTCTCCGATGTGTAGCTCAGACAGGCTCGAATGGACGCAGGAGAGGGCTCTATCCTATAGGGTTTAGGGGGAGGGATCTCCCTGGGCTCCTCGATCCTCCCTACAACTACCCTTATCCCCTTTATTCCCAGCTTCCACCTTTTCTCTATGCTTCTGATCAATCCTCCCGCCTTCATGGTGATTACTTTAGCTATTGATGGGGTGAGACAGACCACCACAAGGACGTCCCTCTCTATGCTGACCGGTCTGCTTTTCTCGGCGAGGTTTTGCCCCGCCACCCATTCCCATTCCTTTACCATCTCCGCTATGGACATGGCTATAGAGAGACCCGCGGGAATCCTGCCGGGGATAAGGGACCCTAGGCTCTCTACTTTGCTCTTTCTTCGGTACATTTCCTTCTCCTGACCGACAGCGCCAAGGAGAGAAGTTGAAGGTCCGTAGGGGTCACCCCGGAGATCCTCTTAGCCTGTCCCAAGGTCCTTGGCCTTATTGACTCAAGTTTTTCGAGACTCTCCGCCAGCATACCTTTTAGGGACCTATAGTCAAAATCATCAGGGATGGTCAAGTTCTCCATACCCTCTATCTTTAAAACGGATCTCTCCTGACGGGCCACGTATCCGGCGTATTTGACCTCTATCTCAA from Dethiosulfovibrio salsuginis carries:
- a CDS encoding 4Fe-4S binding protein, which produces MKWKSRAIRYTVQIGFLAFLTYLGYMHQKLGGGPAGIPPVDALCPLGGAETIYSYLKSGVWLRRTAPSALILFGSVVLMTVLLGRVFCGWICPLGTIGQLSASIGRKIGLKKVEVPKKLDSIMRLGKYVVLAIAVLGSWYYGTLLWRGYDPWVAWMHLSAGWAEIEESPWAFAILFGTVIGASMVIERFWCRYLCPLGALLSPLQKISFIKVRRKDDTCVHCHKCGSSCPMGLDPETKEVETSADCIACGDCVESCPVKDTLIMGSSRIKLSPLVVGVLGLTIFFGIYGTARYTGIWSTTASMPKTKENVNPADYVYGWMSLEQVSGVTGLSAEKLIEIGQLDGDIPRDKPLKSIEGMDNHIFTDDLKRWFDSDEAKLPSSAIPAPPSNVDELRGSLTLTEIGAIYGIDPSDVVKHLAEVDLWTGEIPLDIPIKDIAKPRGEEVQVIREAVKATLAQRTL
- a CDS encoding YhdT family protein produces the protein MEDRRFKIARFEAICSVALALLYFTWWYGFAYHGTPEDPESFHFVMGLPGWFFFSSVLGPFVFCVLAWAMVKLLFRPVSLDSKEDRDE
- a CDS encoding DciA family protein — protein: MYRRKSKVESLGSLIPGRIPAGLSIAMSIAEMVKEWEWVAGQNLAEKSRPVSIERDVLVVVCLTPSIAKVITMKAGGLIRSIEKRWKLGIKGIRVVVGRIEEPREIPPPKPYRIEPSPASIRACLSYTSEKIEDEEIAEALARLMATYMKKFPKGNKKP
- the panF gene encoding sodium/pantothenate symporter, which translates into the protein MSDINYSVMIPVACYLVFIYAMAVICNRKLSKSDNFMEEYFIGSRGMGGFILAMTLVATYTSASSFIGGPGVAYKMGLGWVLLAMIQVPTAWLTLGVLGKKFAIISRRINAVTVNEVLRARYSSPWVVIVASISLLAFFVAAMTAQFIGGARLFQGMTGLSYNWGLGIFAATVVLYTTVGGFRAVALTDALQGVVMIIGTTALLIGIISAGGGMESVVLKLKTIDPSLITPYGPGGFISKPFILSFWVLVCFGIIGLPHTAVRCMGYTDSKSMHQAIVIGTFVVSFVMLGMHLCGALGRAIVPDITVGDTIMPLLSLKVLPPIIAGIFLAGPLAGVMSTIDSQLILASATIVKDLYVNYVNPKVFSEEGGLKKVKFLSLSSTAILGIIVFLAAVRPPELIVWINIFAFGGMQAAFLWPLVLGLYWRRANAQGALSSMVVGVGSYVYMVSKVKSFMGMNVIVPTLVIGLVVFVLVSLATRPTEESAIELFWG
- a CDS encoding transglycosylase SLT domain-containing protein, which codes for MIELTRKYYLTLLFITAAIFLLITLNQPEFKRDVALSGINNLEGGVIRMADRGLGVVKEAYDAAFSVISGAGLETFALAEFIMDQNREIPQPTAQKQAAAFIRYSRIYGIPLKIAVAVANTESHFRPDAKSSHGSAGVMQVTWRIHKEALLAHGFKGKEELHDPVLGIKAGCLILSRYIANTGSLKAGLGRYYGGSPEVYWRRVSRNVKRYERYEKSRGEL
- a CDS encoding FprA family A-type flavoprotein, with the translated sequence MNRPAKISDKTWWIGVNDRTTDLFEALWPLPNGISYNSYLLDDDKVAVIDGVKSDFYPHYIENIKRIIGSGKTVDYMIVNHVEPDHSGAVEMMLQAFPDMTVVGNSKTIQYLSQFYGDIPKSLEVKDGDTLDLGSHKLTFALIPMVHWPETMVTYDNNTGCLFSCDAFGSFGALDGGLFDDQLDLESYRGETYRYFSNIVGKYSTFVEKALAKIQDLGIELTMVCPSHGPVYRKNPAYIVDFYRDMACQRTDPAALVVYGSMYGNTARLAEAVAKGLREGGLLDVVVRNSSKTETSELVRDAWRCRGLILVGCSYNGGVFPKIAHFMGTLEGKKMANRFIGVCGSYTWSKGAAMKPMRVFADQPCWTKVGPEIEVLSRPSESDLDQGSELGRNMAHMILSSNGCSSQS
- a CDS encoding methyl-accepting chemotaxis protein produces the protein MRFKTIGSKITTFVVLLLLATTALVAGTSYWQSRKALIQSSNEYCLEVARKNAQFIEGRFGRFDGELLALKAAINSTFNLDLAQSSGELYFYQFISQNVSFVGRMAEQMPQMLDIYIVFNPELFPDISTVQKLWFSRSSNGAIQAVMDENFTVKELFDRNNPKTEWFRKPLDTGRAVWSSAYLDDQGRKRIDYDMAVEMNGKKIAVIGMSLDFSFVEKELSSRNIFDTGYAFMIDQDGRYLTHPTLSIDGPTMVDIEKGGQRDLFRSIISEKEGVKNASLGSVQRIISYSTLKNGLIVAVSAPVSEALSDLDGLKISVLISSLVVLVLAVIMTFILSRSISAPLKRMVSVAKRLEGGDLTFSRDEIIIKGKDEVVQLAYALAGMTESMRNAMKGVMDQTDAVTERSESMSSMARDMASSMEEVQAALERMLTISEGNSAALEESNASVEEVASGAQQSAHDASSGAEASEKGMEETESAVHKVLRTIEKMEQAGDVSLESIDRIKELAKAVESISGFVDTITGIADQTNLLALNAAIEAARAGDAGRGFAVVAEEVRKLAEESATSAKEIDSLIEGLQDSSKRSIGATERTGSILGEAVSEAKDAESQLQRAMTQMKSVNDAIQNIAAVAQEQAAASEEMTSAIQSVTDSTMESVESMNSIQGSTDKTTKAAESVSKEAEDLSRSMEDLKVKVNRFKVDVKQGLKPLNR